A region of bacterium BMS3Abin14 DNA encodes the following proteins:
- the ytrE gene encoding ABC transporter ATP-binding protein YtrE: MSIIKTENLTRTYQQGTIEVHAIRNVTLDIGRGEFAVIAGPSGSGKTTLLNLVGALDRPTSGKIWLDDREYSTLSRMERSRLRRDHIGFIFQFYNLIPVLTAYENAEFVLLLQRVPEKLRKEKVMMLLSKVGLEGLERRKPHELSGGQQQRVAIARALASDPDLVLADEPTANLDSHTEQGLMDLMETLNEEMGTTFLFSSHDPEVIARAHRFIGLRDGEVVKDTLVGRD, encoded by the coding sequence ATGTCCATCATCAAGACGGAAAACCTGACCCGCACCTACCAACAGGGAACTATCGAGGTCCACGCCATCAGGAACGTCACCCTTGACATCGGGAGAGGGGAGTTCGCCGTGATCGCCGGGCCTTCCGGATCGGGCAAGACGACCCTACTGAACCTCGTCGGAGCCCTGGATCGACCTACATCCGGGAAAATCTGGCTGGACGACCGGGAGTACAGCACCCTTTCCAGGATGGAACGGTCGAGACTCAGACGGGACCACATCGGATTCATCTTCCAGTTCTACAACCTGATTCCCGTTCTGACGGCCTACGAAAACGCCGAATTCGTACTCCTCCTCCAGAGGGTGCCCGAAAAGCTCCGAAAGGAAAAGGTGATGATGCTCCTGTCGAAGGTGGGCCTGGAAGGGCTCGAACGCAGAAAACCCCACGAACTGTCCGGGGGGCAGCAACAGAGGGTCGCTATAGCGCGGGCGCTTGCATCCGATCCTGACCTCGTCCTTGCCGATGAACCCACAGCCAACCTCGACAGCCACACGGAACAGGGGCTCATGGACCTCATGGAAACTCTCAATGAGGAAATGGGAACGACCTTTCTTTTCTCGTCCCACGATCCCGAGGTCATCGCGCGGGCGCACAGGTTCATCGGCTTGAGAGACGGTGAGGTTGTGAAGGATACTCTTGTGGGCCGCGATTAA